Genomic DNA from Dehalogenimonas lykanthroporepellens BL-DC-9:
TGTTGCCACTATTGGTACTCATATTGCAAGCCGTAACCAGCCCATCCGATGTAATATTGAGAGCCGGGTCAACAACATAACAATAGCGACCTCTGGTGTTTCCTGTCCAGGCGCTGGAATACTCAATTCTAAGGAATCTCTGAACAAGTCACGTTTGATGAGGTATAATTAGTCATCCATAAACGAAGGATGGCGAAGTTAATGAAGACCTTGTCATTTGCCAGTCTGGCTTATGCTAACAAAAAGAAACAGACGCGACGGGAAGTATTCCTTCAGGAAATGGATCGGGTAATTCCCTGGAAAGAACTACTGGAAATCATAGTTGAGTATTACCCCAAAGCCGGTAATGGTCGACATCCAATGCCGCTGGAGCGCATGCTACGGATATATTTCATGCAACAGTGGTACGGTTTATCGGATCCGGCGATGGAAGACGCGCTTTACGATATAGAATCGATGAGACGATTTGCCGGAATCGATATCCAATCTGACCCTGTACCGGATGAAAGTACTATACTGCATTTTCGTCATCTGCTGGAGAAGCACAATCTGACCATGGCGTTATTTGAAAAGACAAGGAATTATCTTTCAGACAAAGGTTTATTGTTAAAAGAAGGGACAATAGTCGACGCTACGATAATCAATGCGCCATCTTCGACCAAAAACCGGGATAAGGCCCGAGACCCACAGATGCGACAGACCAAAAAGGGGAATCAGTGGTATTTTGGCATGAAGGCTCATATAGGCGCAGACACCGGCAAGGGACTGGCGCATACGATAGTGGTGACCGATGCCTCAGTTCATGATTCACAGGTCATGGATAAGTTACTGCACGGAGAGGAAAAGGCGGTCTATGGAGATAAAGCCTATACCAGTGAGGAAAGGCAAAGACGTTACGAATCCCGAGGCATTGATTGGCGGGTAAAACGCAAAGCCAGCCGGCACTATCAACTGACACCGGAAGACGCCGAGTTTAACCGAAGACAAGGCAAAGTTCGAGCCAAGGGTGAGCATGCGTTTCTGGTGGTCAAGCATCTATGGCGATACCGGAAGGTCAAATACAAAGGCCTCCACAAGAATATGGTGCAGGTCTTCAGCCTGTTCACGCTGGCTAATTTATATCTGGTACGCCGGGAATTAAGCATGATGGCAACCTGAAGGGTGAATTGCGCCCAATAACCGGAAAACCGCTCCTTCAGGGTGGAGCAAACCGGATAAAGGCCGGTGTAACCTGCCAAAAACACTGCGGTTTCGCTTCGTGGGCGCAAGATATCACCAACAATATCACCGAAACTTTACAACTATGTGTTTTTCAGAGGTTCCCTAACTCTACCGTTCTCAAAGAGTTGTTTACTCTCAAGCAACAGACGAGAGTTACGCCAAAAGTACGCTACCTAAGCCTAAACTACTGAAAGAGGTGTGGATCATTGATTTCGTTTGTTGCTCCGCCCCAAAAAGGTAGTGTCTTGCGTCATAGCTATTGCACGCCTATAATTGCCCTAATCAAAAGGACTGGTTTTTAAAAAGGGACTGGTTTCTGTTGCTAGAAAGAAATGACGTCATAGAAAGCAAACCACTCAACCGTCGTCTGAGCGCCGCCAAGGCCGCCAAGCAGGACGAGTTCTACACTCAGTACGTCGACATCCAGAAAGAAATCGAAGCCTACCTCGAGTTCGACCCGAACACCTTTCGCGGCAAGGTCGTCTACTGCAACTGCGACGATCCCTTCGAGAGCAACTTCTTCAAGTACTTCGCCGCCAACTTCAACAAGCTCGGCCTGAAGAAGCTCATCACCACCAGCTACGATGGCTCCCCCATCGCCGGGCAATTAAACCTGTTCCCGGAATACAACGAGGGCAACGGCAAGCGCCAAAAACCGAAAGCGGTCGCATTCATTATTGATCATGTGAAGGACGAAGACGGTGACGGTGCCGCCAATGTGACCGACGTATCCTTATTCCTCAAACGCAACAAGGCTGCCCGTATCGCCCTCAAGGGCAACGATCAATACCCCGGCGGCGACTTCCGTAGCCCCGAATGCCTTGCCTTCCTCAAAGAAACCGATATCGTAGTCACCAACCCGCCGTTCTCGCTGTTCCGTGAGTACGTGGCACAGCTCATGGAGTACGGGAAGAAATTCGTCATCATCGGACCGAAGAGTGCCATCACCTACAAAGAGATTTTCCCGCTGATCAAAGAATCTAAGCTTTGGCTAGGGTCAGGATTCGCTAACGGGAACGCCTACTTCAGCATTCCAACCCATGCATGCCGAGAGTTCGCAGATGGCGTTTATGACGAAACCACAGGGCTGGTGAAGTTCCGTAATGTCGGATGGTTCACCAACCTCGACCATGGCCGTCGTCACGAGAAACTTCCACTAATGACAATGGCAGACAACCTGAAGTTCAGCAAGCACAAGGAGATAAAGGGCAAGGCGGCCTACGCCAGGTACGACAACTACGACGCCATTGAAGTGCCGTTCACCGATGCCATTCCCAACGACTACGAAGGTATCATGGGCGTCCCCATTACCTTCCTTGACAAGTACAACCCTGAGCAGTTCGAGATCATCGGGTTAGCCGCGGGGAATATTCGCGGACTTGCCGGCATTCCCAGTGCTACCGGCAAGGACGGGCCATACATGGATGGCAAACTGAAATACGGCCGCATCCTCATCCGCCACCGCCACCCGACAAAGGAGAAAAAATAGTGAAAACTACCCTCCGTACCGATCTCACCGTCGCCGATGTCTGCAATGGTTTCGTTTACAACCAGCTCGAAGGAAGAGGCCTCTTCGGGCTAGGCGGTAAACTTACCATCCAGCCGGAGTATCAGCGGAACTATATCTACGCTGAGAGCGAAGGAAAACGCGAGCAGGCGGTCATACACTCGCTACTCAAAGGGTATCCGCTCGGGCTGATCTACTTCAACAAGGTCACTGCGGATAAGTTCGAAGTCTTGGACGGCCAGCAGCGAATAACCAGTATCGGGCGGTTCGTTACGAATAAATTCGCCATCATGGATAACGGCAATCCGAAGAATTTCGACAGCCTGCCTCTCGACCAGCAGAAGCGGATTAAAGAATCTAAGCTACTGATCTACGAGTGCGAGGGGGCGGAAACAGAGATCAAGCAGTGGTTCGAAACGATCAACATCGCCGGCGTCCCTCTCAACGCGCAGGAGCTCCTAAATGCCATCTACTCGGGGCCATTCGTTACACTTGCGAAGGCCGAGTTCAGCAACAGCCAGAACGCCAACATCCAAAAATGGAGTGCCTACATCAAGGGTAGCGCCAACCGGCAGAACTTTCTGGAGCGGGCACTCGATTGGGTGAGCAAGGGCGACATCGGTAGCTACATGAGCGCTCACCGCAACGATAAGGACATCAATGAACTCAAGACCTACTTCAACAGCGTAATCGACTGGATTTCAACGGTTTTCACAGATGTTAAGAAAGAGATGCAGGGTTTAGAGTGGGGCAAGCTCTACGAGCAATATCACTCCCAGTCATACAACCCGGAGAAGGTGTCCGCCGACGTGAAGCGGCTCTACGCCGACCCCTACGTAAAGAAGAAACGCGGGGTATTCGAGTTCATCCTTGGCGGCCAGCAGGACACGAAGCTCCTTGAGGTGCGCGTCTTTGATGACGCCACCAAGCAGTCAGTCTATGAGAAGCAAACAGACGTGGCACAGGCGAAGGGCGAGTCCAACTGTCCGCTCTGCGCAATTGGACACAACGCGAACAAAAGCAGAATCTATAAGTTTAACGAAATGGACGCCGACCACGTTTCCGCGTGGAGCAAGGGCGGCGACAGCTCGCCTGAGAATTGCGAAATGCTATGCATTACCCACAATCGGGCCAAAGGTAATTTATAGTATGGCTTTGCCCTGATATCTAAAAACGAGCCCAGTTTCATGCTGGTCTGCAATGATGGCCGCGTGGCCTTACCAACCCCTCGTTCTGATTTAGTATCAACCACTCCCAGATATCAACCCGTGTTTCAGGTATAGTCCGATTCTCCAACCGATGGGCCTTGATAAGCAATGGGTTTTACAGCATAGTAAACACGTGATATGCTTTACTCAAGAATTTTTGAGAAAAAATCACTTTACTCAAACAAGAAAATCATTTTGAAAAATTCACACATTTTTGAGTATAGTTAAAGTTGTTATCACTTTACTCAAAATATTTAGGTCAACGCTGATAAATCTTGTAAAATCATCCAACTCTATAATGAGATGAAAACAGAAATACTTGAACTAACTCGCTCACAGCATGCAATCCCAATACTCGATCACATGTTTGAACGTCCAATCTTTAAGAGTAATAGTATTAAGAGCCTGCCAAACACGCCAACAAAAGCTACCATAACAGGTTTATTAAATACTCTTAAAGAGGCTGGTATTCTTGTAGTAATCCGTGAGAGTTCAGGCCGCAGGCCGCAAATCCTGGCCTTTCCAAAACTGTTAAACCTTTGCGAAGGTTCTGATGTAATTTCCCCGAGATAGCCCTTCAAAATTCAAGCCCCCGTGTTTCCGGCAGAGTGCGACTCTCCCCCGTCTCCACCGCAAACTAACAAACGTTGCCCCCCTTGCACCCCACCCCCCAATCCGCTAAAGTTCCACCATGCCTAAACAAAAACTGGTCTTCGTCTGTTCCGGGTGCGGTAACGAAAGCCCCAAGTGGCAGGGCAAGTGCCCCGGGTGCGGCGAATGGAACACCATGTACGAACAGGCGGTCAGCACCGCCAAACCGGCGGCGCGCCGCAAGCCGGCCGGCGCCAATCTGCCCCAGAGCCTGTCCGACATCAAACTGGACGCCGGTGCGGAACGCCTGCCGGTAGGCCTGGGCGAAATAGACCGGGTGCTGGGTGGGGGGCTTGTACCCGGGTCTCTCACACTCATCGGCGGTGAGCCTGGCATCGGCAAGTCCACCCTTCTATTACAGATCTCCGCCCTGCTGGCCGAGGGCGCGCCGGTGCTGTACGTTTCCGGCGAGGAAACCCGCCACCAGATAAAAACGCGCGCGGCGCGGCTGGGCATCGACGGCAAGCAGTTATACCTGCTGAACGAAACCGACCTGGAAGCGATTACCGAGGAACTGGACCGGCTGTCGCCGGGACTGGCGGTCATCGACTCCATCCAGACAATCTATACCCCCGACCTGGAGATGGCCCCCGGCGGCGTATCCCAAGTGCGGGAATGCGCCGCCCGGCTGGTGCGGTGGGCCAAGTCCACCCAGGTGCCGGTGCTGATTGCCGGCCACGTCACCAAGGACGGGGCCATCGCCGGGCCGCGACTGCTGGAGCATATCGTGGACACGGTGCTGTACCTGGAGGGCGAGCAGTTCTCCAGCTACCGGATACTGCGGTCGGTCAAGAACCGCTACGGCTCGGTCAACGAGGTGGGCATCTTCGAGATGAAACCGCAGGGGCTGACCGAGGTGCAGAACCCTTCCGAAGTGTTTCTGTCACGCGACCGCCAGAACCCGATAGGCTCGGCGGTGGTGCCGGTGCTGGAAGGATCGCGGCCGCTCCTTGTCGAAATACAGGCGCTGACCAACGCCACCAGCTTCGGCCAGCCGCGCCGAACCGCCAACGGGCTGGATTTCGGGCGGCTCCTCATCATCACCGCGGTACTGTCGCGCCGGGCCTATCTCAAACTGGGTAACCAGGATGTCATCGCCTCGGTGACGGGTGGGCTGAACGTCGCCGAACCGGCCGCCGACCTGGCGGCGGCCATCGCCATCGCTTCCAGCTACAAGAACATCGCGGTGGACCCGCGTCTGGCGGCCATCGGCGAGGTGGGGCTGTCCGGGGAAATCCGCAACGTGCCGCAACTGGAAAGAAGGCTGAGCGAAGCGCGGCGGCTGGGCTTTACCGCCGCCATCGTACCGGCATCGGCCCGGGCCAGATCCGAATGGCCGGATTTCAAGCTGATTCACGCCCGGGACATCCGCCAGGCGCTGGGCGCGGCGCTGACCGGACAGGCGGAGACCGAAGAGCTGTTTCCGGACACGACCGACTGAATAATTGACCAACTAGTCAAACAAGGAGACTTAATGATAGCAATTGACCCGGGATCCATTGCCCAAATAATGCAGAACACAAACGGAATTTGGACTGTTCCAGATACAATTGTCAACGCCATCTCTCAGAAATTAACATCAGATACTAATACTCTCGAGGATGAAAAAGAACGGTTTGAAAAGGAGTTCAGAGACTGCCGAAAAAGTGATTCCCCGATAAATATTGACTACTACCTTAAGGGCGAAGTAAGTCTTGATGCCTATACAGCATTTTATTTACCACGCTATTCTTTAATACCAGCGATAAGCTTCCGCGACCTGTCACTGCACTCGAATCTGAAACAATTACCGGACGAAATAAAAATACTAGATATGGGAAGCGGTACAGGTGCGATTACTCTTGGTTTACTCCACTTTCTAACTGAACTTGGCTACCCACGCGAGTCAATCCAGATAGTGAACTTGGATTGTTGTGGTCCAGCAACAAAAAGAAGAAAGGATTTGATCAGTTCATGCGGGTTTGACAGGTACCATATTGCCCACGAAACAATTGACTTCAATCACACGTCTATTTTGAGTTCAACATTAGAGTATTATGGACCATTTGATTATATCTTTACCGGAAGCTGTCTTACCGAGCTCGATCATACGGTAATAGATACGCTTATCAAATTATTCTCACGTACACTTAGCGAACCAGGGGCGATAATTATTGCCGAGGCACGGCGAACATATACCGGAAACTTGATCCATAGGCTGGCGCTGAATGCTCCAAATCACGGATTGAATGTATATTATCCTTGTATTGATATGCATTGTTCTTCATCATCTTGCTGGTGTTGGCGCGAACACAGCTATGCTCCTCCAAACATTCGGCTACCCGATGGTAAACGACTCACCGGCGTCGACAACAATCTTACCCTTAATTGGTTGATTCTTACAAAATTACCGGTCCGGATATTAGATAATTTTCAAGCCAGAGAGCCTGAGCTTCGTTGGGATATAATTAACAAAGAGCCAAAGCCGCATTATCAAAATACTGAAAACTTCGGCGTTTGTAGTGATGAAGATATAATGTTGGATGTTAGTAAAGTCGGGCGCCACCACTGTAGACGTGGTTCAATCGTAGGTTTCGATAATAACGGCGTAGTTCAAAGGGTGGTAACATTATAGATGATTATCTCAGCCAGTCGCAGAACTGATCTCCCAGCTTTCTATTCTGAATGGTTCATAAATAGGATCCAAGCTGGGTTCTGTTGTGTCGTAAATCCTTTGAATGCACATCAAGTCTCAAGGGTGTCTCTAAAACCAGAGGACGTAACCGCCATTGTTCTGTGGTCAAAAAACCCTGCACCTTTAATACCTTCTCTACCGATTTTAGACCGAATGGGATACCGTTATTATTTTCAATACACTTTAAATGATTACTCTAATGATCTCGAGCAACGAATTCCTCCTTTCCACCAAAGATTGGATACATTTAAAAGTCTTGCAAATAAAATAGGTCAACAACGAACCATTTGGCGATATGACCCCATAATATTTTCACCATCCCTGGATGAAAGTTACCATCTCGACCGCTTCAACAAGATTGCAACAGAACTGAATGGAAGCACAAATCGAGTAATGATTAGCATTCTCGATATGTACGATAAAGTAAGTAACCGCCTCGAAAAGCAGGGGCAATACTTCAACACCGCATACTCACCTGATCCTCCTGGGGGGAAACTTCTAACTTTTCTCCGAGAATTACACGATATCGCCGGAACTAATGGCATGGAGATATTTAGTTGTGCCGAAGAAACAGATTTTGCCGATGCGGGCATTCAGCATGGGCATTGCATCGACACCGATTTGATACGTCAGCTTTGGCACTTGCCGATTAAATTTAAGAAAGACAAAGGCCAAAGAAAAGCTTGCGGTTGCAGTGTAAGTAAAGATATTGGAGCTAACAGCACCTGCCTCCACGAATGCGTCTATTGCTACTCAACAATGAGCCTTGAACTTTCACGAAAACGTTATAAACAGCATGACCCAACATCACCTTTTCTCTGGGGTACCGGTAATATTCCCGCCGAAAAAGAACTAAAACCAAATCACTCCCAACTTGAGTTATTATAACGAGTCATGTATAACTCAATAGCCTCTCTAATCCGTCTGGTAGTCGCTTCAAATTGAAACAAACAATTCGTATATTACTAATATTTGTCGGTACCGTTTCCGTCGGCCTGGGCATACTGGGCATCTTCCTTCCGTTACTCCCGACAACACCGCTTCTGCTTCTGGCGGCGGCCTGCTACGCCCGCAGTTCCCAGCGTTTCCATGACTGGTTGTTAAATCACCGGGTGTTCGGCGAATACATCCGCAACTACCGCGACCACCGGGCCATCAGGTACCGGGCCAAGGTGACGGCCATCAGCCTGCTATGGATAACCATCGGCATCAGCATTTTTCTGGTGGGTTACTTCTGGGTCAGGTTGCTTCTGCTGGGTATCGCCGTGGGCGTCACCTGGCACCTGCTGTCACTCAAAACCATCCGCTCGTAACAATAAAGGAGCCTCCGGAGAGGCTCCTTTTATCTGCCGCCAACCGGGTTACAACGACGGCTGGTGTTTCTTGTCCGACTGACCGAATTCCAGATCCAGCGTGATGCCGGCTTCTTCCGCCGCCGGTTGATGGTTCGTTTGCCGCAGGGGCAGTTGCGGCAGAAAAATGGTCGTCAGCGTGCCCAGCCCCAGCAGTATGGCGCCGACGATGAAAACCTGGTCGATGGAGGCAGAGTACGCGGTTTTCAGCGTTTCTACAAAACTATGAAACGCTGAGGTCAACTGATCCTGAACAGCCGGTGGCGCCTGGGAAAGCATGCCCAGAATCTCCGCCTGCCCGTCCGGAGTCAGAAAGGCCTGAATGGTGTTGCCGTCGATGGTTACCGGCGTGGTCGGTGAGATTTCCCTGACCGCCTGAACGAAGGGGTCAGCCGAAATATCGGTTAGCCGGGAAGCCAGGCCAGCGTTCATGACACCGCCGAGGACGGCTACGCCGACGGTGCCGCCGACGGAGCGGAAAAGTTGCGTACCGGCGGTGACCTCACCCAGCCGGGAGTGGTCGAAAGCGTTCTGCACCGCCAGGGTGAAGATGGGCATGGTGACGCCCAGGCCCAGGCCGGTGATAATCATACGCAGTACCAGTCCACCGGACGTGGTGGCAGGACCGATTTGGGAGAAGAGCGCCATGCCGAAAGTGGCCAGCGCCATGCCGAAAACGGCCAGGATTTTATAATTGCCGGTACGTGAAACCAACTGACCGCTAATGATGGACGCGGTGACCATAGCCAGAGACATAGGCATGAGAATTAGCCCGGAGTTGGTGGCCGATACGCCGATGACGCCCTGGGCGAAGACCGGAATGAACAGGATAGAGCCGAACATGCCCAGACCGCTGAAGAAGACGGCTATAATCGACACGGTAAAGACACGGTTCCGGAACAGGCCCATCGAGAGGATAGGGTCTTTAGCCCGCAGTTCACGCCAGATGAAAAGCACCAGAGAAACGACCGCCACCGAAAGCAGGCCGATGATGGTACCGGAACCCCAGGAGTATTCCGAACCGCCCCAGACCAGCGCCAGCAGTAAAGGCACCAGTGTCAGGGTGATGAGCGCCGCGCCGATATAGTCGATGGAGCGGTTACCACTGGCGTGGGTCGGCAGATGTTTGGGCAGGGCGGCGGCCATGACACCAAGGGCCGCCAGGCCGACCGGGATATTGACGTAGAAGATCCAGCGCCAGGAGAAGGCATCGGACAGCCAGCCACCGAGCAAAGGCCCGGCAATCGCCGTAACCCCGGAAACCGCCCCCAGCAGTCCCTGATACTTGCCACGCTGAGCCGGTGGGAAGAGGTCACCGACGATGGCGAAGGAATTGACCATGATGGCGCCGCCGCCGATACCCTGAAGGCCGCGAAACAGAATGAGCTGGGTCATGCTCTGCGCCACGCCGGACAGCATGGAGCCTATAAGGAAGATGACCACGGCCAGCAGGAAGAGGTTGCGCCGGCCGAAGATGTCGGTCAGCTTGCCGTAGATGGGCACGGTGACCGCCGAAGCCAGCATGTAGGCGGTGAAGACCCATGACAGGTGGGACAGCCCCTGGAACTCCTGAACGATGCGCGGCATGGCGGTAGCTACGATGGTCTGGTCGAGGGAAGACAGCATCAGCGTCAGCATGACGCCGAGCATAACGAGGGCGGTTTTAGGATTGGGTGACATAGTTCCTCTACTGAATATTTTTGGAATCGACGATCTTTTCGATGATGTGAATCAGTGTTTCCAGTTCGGCGTCGTCGAGGGCCGAAAAGAGACCGGTCAGCCGTTCCAGGCGCTCCTGCCGCACCTGCTCCACCTTCCGGCGGCTGTCTTCAGGCAGGTTCAGAATTAGAGCGCGGCGGTCATCAGGCGACGGACGGCGTTCCAAGAGGCCCTTGCCGACCAGGTTATCGACGAGCTGGGTGGCGGCGCTGGAAGAGACGCCGAGCAAACCGGCCAGGTCTTTCAGGCCGATTCCTTCATTCTCCGAAATAAGATGCAGGGCCAGCCACTGGGAATGGGCCAGGCAGTCACCGGAGGGGGTCTGGTGGGCTTCGGGCGCCATCAGGCGCTTCAGGGAATGGAAGCGGCCCATCAGGAAACCGATACGCTGTTTGCGGTCGAGCATGATACCATCCTTAGATAAGATACTGAATATTTTAGCACCTTATCTAATAACCGGTCAAACAGCGGTTACGCGTTTTGCCGGGGAAATGGCCGGGCTCAGCCCTCGGTGCGGAAAGTAACCGCCAATACGCCAGGGCCGCCGTGTACGCCCAGCACCGGCCCGAAGCGGGCGATGTGGATTTTGTCGGTGGCGACGAATTCGGCCAGCCGTTTGGCCAGAGCTTTGGCCTCATCCGGGGTGGTGGAATGAATCACCGCCAGTTCAGCGATGGAATGGCCGGCGCTCTTGACCAGTTCCACCAGGCGGTCGACGCCGCGGGCGCGGCTCCTGACCTGCCCTACCGGAACGAACTCACCGCCCTGGATATCGAGGAGGGGTTTGACGTTCAGCACCGAGCCCATGAGGGCCTTGGCGCGCCCGATGCGGCCGCCGCGGGCGATGTATTTCAAAGTATCGAACAAAACCAGCAAATCGATTTTACCGATCGATTCCCTGGCCCCGGTGACTACCGAGCCAAGGTCATGGCCGGCTCTGGCCAGACGGGCGGCGGCTACGGCGACCAGACCGGTGGCCATGGATGTGAAGGTGGAGTCAACCACTTCCACCGGCACCGTGTTCTTCATCATCATGGCGCCCTGGCGGGCGGCGGAGATGGTGCCGCTCATCTTTTCCGACAAATGGACGGAGACGATGGCGTCGGCGCCTTCGGCGATGCGGTCGTAGGCGTCGGCAAAGTCCTGAGGCGAGGGCTGGGCGGTAGTGGGATGAACGGGGCCGTTTTGCAGGCGGGCGTAAAAATTGTCCTCGGTTATGTCCACCCGGTCACGGAATGATTCGCCCCCGAATTGAACGTAGAGCGGAACTGTAGTGATACCCAGCTCACCGGCCAGTTCAGCCGGGATATCGGCGGTGGAATCGGTTACGACTTTGACGCTCATGGCATAACCCCCTTTAACTTCGTACAGATGGCTACCAGTATAACCGAAAGGACCAATAAAACCTAGCCGGGGAAATGTTGTCAGGCCTGCGGCGGCGCGGCGGGTCTGCGCCGCGGCGGGCGGCGTCGCTTCTTGCGGGGAGGTGCCTCTTCAGCCGGGTCCAGGGCGGCCTGCCGGGGTTTGGGGGCAGGCCGGTTGCCGCGGCCGGGCGCGCCGGAGAAGCGGGACGGCGGCGGCTCCGGGGCGTTGTAATCGAAGCCCTCGACGGTGCGCCGTTCGATAGTGGTTTTGAGCAGTTTCTCCAGGGCGCGCACCATGGATTCGTCCTCGGGGGTGACAAAGGTGAAGGCATCGCCGGATCTGCCGATGCGGCCGGTTCTGCCGATGCGGTGGATGTAGGCGTCGGCGGTATCGGGCATATCGTAGTTGATGACGTGGGAAACATCGGAAACGTCGATACCGCGTGAGGCGATATCGGTGGCTACCAGCACCTTGAAGGTGCCGTCCTTGAAGCCGTCAAGTGCCGCCTGCCGGCGGTATTGCGACAGGTTGCCCTGGATGGAGGCCACGGCGTAGCCAGCCTGTCGCAGGGCGATGGCCACCCGCTCCGTGCGGTGCTTGGTGCGGGTGAATACCAATACGGAACCGGCGTCTTCTATCTGCCGCAGTATCTGCTTCAGCAATGCCGTCTTGAGATCCTGACGCACCGGGTAGAGGGCGTGAGTGACGGTAACCGCCGGGGCCACGGTGCCGATCTGGACGGTGACCGGGTCGGTCAGGAATTCCTGAACCAGCTTGCGAACGTCCGCCGGCATGGTGGCCGAAAAAAGAAGGGTCTGACGTTCCGGCCGCACCAGGCACCGGAGAATCTTGCGGATATCGGGCAGAAAGCCCATGTCGAACATGCGGTCAGCTTCGTCGATGACCAGCATTTCGACGTCATCAAAGTCGATGGTGCCCTGCCAGACGTGATCCAGCAGGCGACCGGGGCAAGCGATGACGATGTCGGTGCCGGCCCGGAGTTTGGCCTTCTGTGGTTCCATACCGACGCCGCCGTAGATGGCCATGGCACGCAGTCCGGTGTGCTGTGAGAGGGTCTTGACGCTGTCGTAAATCTGTTCCGCCAGTTCACGGGTGGGCGAAACGATGAGGCCGCGCAGTTTGCCGCGGGGGCCGCGGAGCAGGCGCTGGAGCATGGGCAGAACGAAGGCAGTGGTCTTGCCGGTGCCGGTCTGGGCCAGACCGATGAGGTCACGCCCCTGGAGGGCGGGCGGGATGGCCTGGGCCTGGATGGGGGTGGGCTCGGTGTAGCCGGCGGATTTCACCCCGTCCCTGACGGCGGGATGGAGGTCGAAGTTTTCGAAGGTCATTAGTCTTGATTATTCCTTGGGATATATTTATATCGGGCTGGAGTTACGGGAAAGGTCGAACCCGACAGAAAGGCGGGAGATAAAGAAGCGGTCATTCCGATAAGTACATGCTGACGATATATGACGTCATTATACA
This window encodes:
- a CDS encoding transposase IS4 family protein (PFAM: transposase IS4 family protein~KEGG: nha:Nham_4268 transposase, IS4) gives rise to the protein MKTLSFASLAYANKKKQTRREVFLQEMDRVIPWKELLEIIVEYYPKAGNGRHPMPLERMLRIYFMQQWYGLSDPAMEDALYDIESMRRFAGIDIQSDPVPDESTILHFRHLLEKHNLTMALFEKTRNYLSDKGLLLKEGTIVDATIINAPSSTKNRDKARDPQMRQTKKGNQWYFGMKAHIGADTGKGLAHTIVVTDASVHDSQVMDKLLHGEEKAVYGDKAYTSEERQRRYESRGIDWRVKRKASRHYQLTPEDAEFNRRQGKVRAKGEHAFLVVKHLWRYRKVKYKGLHKNMVQVFSLFTLANLYLVRRELSMMAT
- a CDS encoding Site-specific DNA-methyltransferase (adenine-specific) (KEGG: blt:Balat_1447 modification methylase (adenine-specificmethyltransferase)), yielding MHAYNCPNQKDWFLKRDWFLLLERNDVIESKPLNRRLSAAKAAKQDEFYTQYVDIQKEIEAYLEFDPNTFRGKVVYCNCDDPFESNFFKYFAANFNKLGLKKLITTSYDGSPIAGQLNLFPEYNEGNGKRQKPKAVAFIIDHVKDEDGDGAANVTDVSLFLKRNKAARIALKGNDQYPGGDFRSPECLAFLKETDIVVTNPPFSLFREYVAQLMEYGKKFVIIGPKSAITYKEIFPLIKESKLWLGSGFANGNAYFSIPTHACREFADGVYDETTGLVKFRNVGWFTNLDHGRRHEKLPLMTMADNLKFSKHKEIKGKAAYARYDNYDAIEVPFTDAIPNDYEGIMGVPITFLDKYNPEQFEIIGLAAGNIRGLAGIPSATGKDGPYMDGKLKYGRILIRHRHPTKEKK
- a CDS encoding protein of unknown function DUF262 (PFAM: protein of unknown function DUF262~KEGG: blt:Balat_1446 hypothetical protein), giving the protein MKTTLRTDLTVADVCNGFVYNQLEGRGLFGLGGKLTIQPEYQRNYIYAESEGKREQAVIHSLLKGYPLGLIYFNKVTADKFEVLDGQQRITSIGRFVTNKFAIMDNGNPKNFDSLPLDQQKRIKESKLLIYECEGAETEIKQWFETINIAGVPLNAQELLNAIYSGPFVTLAKAEFSNSQNANIQKWSAYIKGSANRQNFLERALDWVSKGDIGSYMSAHRNDKDINELKTYFNSVIDWISTVFTDVKKEMQGLEWGKLYEQYHSQSYNPEKVSADVKRLYADPYVKKKRGVFEFILGGQQDTKLLEVRVFDDATKQSVYEKQTDVAQAKGESNCPLCAIGHNANKSRIYKFNEMDADHVSAWSKGGDSSPENCEMLCITHNRAKGNL
- a CDS encoding DNA repair protein RadA (KEGG: deg:DehalGT_0055 DNA repair protein RadA~TIGRFAM: DNA repair protein RadA~SMART: AAA ATPase); this translates as MPKQKLVFVCSGCGNESPKWQGKCPGCGEWNTMYEQAVSTAKPAARRKPAGANLPQSLSDIKLDAGAERLPVGLGEIDRVLGGGLVPGSLTLIGGEPGIGKSTLLLQISALLAEGAPVLYVSGEETRHQIKTRAARLGIDGKQLYLLNETDLEAITEELDRLSPGLAVIDSIQTIYTPDLEMAPGGVSQVRECAARLVRWAKSTQVPVLIAGHVTKDGAIAGPRLLEHIVDTVLYLEGEQFSSYRILRSVKNRYGSVNEVGIFEMKPQGLTEVQNPSEVFLSRDRQNPIGSAVVPVLEGSRPLLVEIQALTNATSFGQPRRTANGLDFGRLLIITAVLSRRAYLKLGNQDVIASVTGGLNVAEPAADLAAAIAIASSYKNIAVDPRLAAIGEVGLSGEIRNVPQLERRLSEARRLGFTAAIVPASARARSEWPDFKLIHARDIRQALGAALTGQAETEELFPDTTD
- a CDS encoding hypothetical protein (KEGG: mbn:Mboo_2131 hypothetical protein): MIAIDPGSIAQIMQNTNGIWTVPDTIVNAISQKLTSDTNTLEDEKERFEKEFRDCRKSDSPINIDYYLKGEVSLDAYTAFYLPRYSLIPAISFRDLSLHSNLKQLPDEIKILDMGSGTGAITLGLLHFLTELGYPRESIQIVNLDCCGPATKRRKDLISSCGFDRYHIAHETIDFNHTSILSSTLEYYGPFDYIFTGSCLTELDHTVIDTLIKLFSRTLSEPGAIIIAEARRTYTGNLIHRLALNAPNHGLNVYYPCIDMHCSSSSCWCWREHSYAPPNIRLPDGKRLTGVDNNLTLNWLILTKLPVRILDNFQAREPELRWDIINKEPKPHYQNTENFGVCSDEDIMLDVSKVGRHHCRRGSIVGFDNNGVVQRVVTL